From one Enterobacter kobei genomic stretch:
- a CDS encoding YicC/YloC family endoribonuclease produces the protein MIRSMTAYARREIKGEWGSAVWELRSVNQRYLETWFRLPEQFRSLEPVVRERIRTRLTRGKIECNLRFEPDASAQSELILNEKLAKQLVTAANWVKMQSDEGEINPVDILRWPGVMAAQEQDLDVIAAEILAALDGALDDFIIARETEGQALKTLIEQRLEGVSKEVANVRAQMPEVLKWQRERLVAKLEDAQVQLENNRLEQELVLMAQRIDVAEELDRLEAHVKETYNILKKKEAVGRRLDFMMQEFNRESNTLASKSINADVTNSAIELKVLIEQMREQIQNIE, from the coding sequence ATGATCCGCAGTATGACAGCCTACGCCCGCCGTGAAATCAAGGGTGAATGGGGCAGCGCAGTCTGGGAACTGCGCTCGGTAAACCAGCGTTATCTGGAAACCTGGTTCCGCCTGCCGGAACAGTTTCGCAGCCTCGAACCCGTGGTGCGCGAGCGGATCCGCACGCGTCTGACGCGTGGCAAAATCGAATGTAACCTGCGTTTTGAACCTGACGCCAGTGCGCAAAGCGAACTGATCCTCAATGAAAAACTGGCCAAACAGCTGGTGACCGCTGCCAACTGGGTCAAAATGCAGAGTGACGAAGGCGAAATCAATCCGGTCGATATTCTCCGCTGGCCTGGCGTAATGGCAGCGCAGGAGCAGGATCTGGATGTGATTGCCGCAGAAATTCTCGCAGCCCTGGACGGCGCACTGGACGACTTCATCATCGCCCGTGAAACCGAAGGCCAGGCGCTGAAAACGCTTATCGAACAGCGCCTTGAAGGCGTGAGCAAAGAAGTGGCAAATGTACGTGCGCAGATGCCGGAAGTACTGAAATGGCAGCGCGAGCGTCTGGTTGCCAAACTGGAAGATGCCCAGGTACAGCTGGAAAATAATCGTCTTGAGCAGGAACTGGTGCTGATGGCGCAGCGCATTGATGTCGCTGAAGAACTCGATCGCCTCGAAGCCCACGTGAAAGAAACCTACAACATTCTGAAGAAGAAAGAAGCGGTCGGCCGTCGTCTGGACTTTATGATGCAGGAGTTTAATCGCGAATCGAATACCCTGGCGTCCAAATCCATCAATGCCGACGTCACCAATTCTGCGATTGAGCTGAAAGTGCTGATCGAGCAGATGCGTGAGCAGATCCAGAACATCGAATAA
- a CDS encoding isocitrate lyase/PEP mutase family protein: MDFKTLHHQTQPLLIGNVWDASSAQAAQQAGYHAIGTSSAAIASMLGYDDGEGISFDELFYIVTRIKAVTDLPLSVDIEAGYGVQASGIISNIQRLADLGVAGINIEDSRVVGNVRRLEDAIAFADKLQELTQACPDMFFNVRTDTFLLNTEDALAETLYRGKLYASHGANGFFIPCVTRAEDIAVLVRHIALPLNVMCMPDLPDFSTLAALGVKRISMGNFIQAGLQDRLRDVLEKIQSRHSFSDVFLP, encoded by the coding sequence ATGGACTTCAAGACGCTTCACCATCAAACCCAACCGTTACTCATCGGCAATGTCTGGGATGCCAGCAGCGCACAGGCGGCGCAGCAGGCCGGTTATCACGCTATCGGTACTTCAAGCGCCGCCATTGCCTCGATGTTAGGCTATGACGATGGTGAAGGTATAAGCTTCGACGAACTCTTCTATATCGTCACCCGCATTAAGGCTGTGACAGACCTGCCGCTAAGCGTGGATATAGAAGCCGGTTATGGCGTTCAGGCAAGCGGCATTATTAGTAATATCCAGCGGTTGGCAGATCTCGGCGTAGCGGGGATAAATATTGAAGACAGCCGTGTAGTGGGGAACGTGCGTCGTCTCGAAGATGCGATCGCATTTGCCGACAAACTTCAGGAATTAACCCAGGCCTGCCCCGACATGTTTTTTAACGTGCGCACTGATACATTCTTACTCAACACCGAAGATGCACTGGCAGAAACGCTTTACCGGGGTAAGCTGTATGCGAGCCATGGCGCTAACGGTTTTTTTATTCCTTGTGTCACGCGCGCAGAGGATATTGCCGTTCTGGTTCGCCATATCGCCCTGCCACTGAACGTAATGTGTATGCCTGATCTGCCGGATTTCAGCACATTAGCGGCACTGGGTGTGAAACGAATTTCAATGGGTAATTTTATCCAGGCAGGGTTACAGGACCGACTGCGGGATGTGTTAGAGAAGATCCAGTCACGCCACTCTTTTTCGGACGTTTTTTTGCCATGA
- the rph gene encoding ribonuclease PH, whose amino-acid sequence MRPAGRSANQVRPVTLTRNYTKHAEGSVLVEFGDTKVLCTASIDEGVPRFLKGQGQGWITAEYGMLPRATHTRNAREAAKGKQGGRTLEIQRLIARSLRAAVDLKALGEFTITLDCDVIQADGGTRTASITGACVALADALNKLVAAGKLKTNPMKGMVAAVSVGIVKGEALCDLEYVEDSAAETDMNVVMTEDGRIIEVQGTAEGEPFTHEELLSLLALARGGIESIVAMQKAALEN is encoded by the coding sequence ATGCGTCCAGCAGGCCGTAGTGCCAATCAGGTGCGTCCCGTCACCCTGACCCGAAATTATACAAAACACGCTGAAGGTTCCGTGCTCGTCGAATTCGGTGATACCAAAGTTCTGTGCACCGCGTCCATTGACGAAGGTGTGCCACGTTTCCTGAAAGGTCAGGGACAGGGCTGGATCACCGCCGAATACGGCATGTTACCCCGCGCGACGCATACCCGTAACGCGCGTGAGGCTGCCAAAGGTAAACAGGGCGGCCGTACCCTGGAAATTCAGCGCCTGATTGCCCGTTCACTGCGTGCTGCTGTCGATTTAAAAGCGCTCGGTGAGTTCACCATCACGCTGGACTGCGATGTTATCCAGGCAGATGGCGGCACCCGTACCGCTTCTATCACCGGTGCCTGTGTGGCGCTGGCCGACGCGCTGAACAAACTGGTGGCGGCAGGCAAGCTCAAAACCAACCCGATGAAGGGCATGGTAGCGGCGGTGTCCGTGGGCATCGTCAAGGGCGAAGCGCTGTGCGATCTGGAGTACGTTGAAGATTCCGCCGCGGAAACCGACATGAACGTGGTGATGACGGAAGATGGCCGCATCATTGAAGTGCAGGGCACCGCCGAAGGCGAACCCTTCACCCACGAAGAGTTGCTCTCGTTGCTGGCGCTGGCCCGGGGAGGCATCGAATCCATCGTCGCCATGCAGAAGGCGGCGTTAGAAAATTGA